In the genome of Halictus rubicundus isolate RS-2024b chromosome 9, iyHalRubi1_principal, whole genome shotgun sequence, one region contains:
- the Eif3a gene encoding eukaryotic translation initiation factor 3 subunit A, translated as MARYGQRPENALKRANEFIEVGKPARALDTLQEVFRNKKWTYNWSESVLEPIMFKYLDLCVELKKSHIAKEGLFQYRNMFQSVNVGSLENVIRGYLRMAEEKTNQARKQSQQAVIDIDDLDNLATPESILLSAVSGEDAQDRSDRTILTPWVKFLWESYCQCLELLRTNAHVETLYHDIARMAFQFCLEYNRKTEFRKLCEKLRKHLEEICKLPALVSNVSMNRAETQQLNLETRLNQLDSAIQMELWQEAFKSSEDVHGMMNLSKKLPVPKTMANYYQKLAMVFWKAGNYLFHAAALFKLLQLSREMKKNMSSEEQQRMANRVLLATLSIPLPSAHPEFDRFIETDKSPLEKAQKLATLLGLTQPPTRVSLLKDIVRLNIVNLASPQLQDLYSWLEVEFHPLELCTRVDSVIQTLQTDENSPLIQYIPALQDVTLVRLIHQISQVYQTIQFARLLELAKFTTDFHLERLLVDCVRYNDMQIRINHGKKCVNFGVDLSEAQREDHPDGPVLQAMPSEQIRCQLVNMATVLHRAIHIINPNKKKMEREKLRNAMVGHYHETKLKEHQRILGRHKIIEERKEYIEHINTVREEEEMRRQEELQRQQMLAEQKRLEQEREERERKRQQSEIQQIKDRHLKEKMQQISQTSHGQKVLKKLDEDEIKKLDAEQIAAREAEELQKERREMQQKLKSQEKKIDYLERAKRIEEIPLLEKAVEEKMEQAKLRWEQQEAERIAAAKEERQQAVATRERMARMKEDHDIFLSKILAERKSIYLEKLKEFETVQNEERASRLLKRKIERKAERKARWEHERAEALERRRQEEMRVKQEEEKRRMEEEKAKKEEEERLKRAEEEAKEAERLAKIEKQAEITRAREAEIERKLEEERQKEKEMSDTWRRQRAPEKPVETMSWRRNADAKEDGNKEEFNRWKRREPTDKWRKDELERPKKQNSDTWRRDDYEKDDTRDRDRERDRDRDRIVDRDRGRDSRPPRDLPTRDTMTDGFRARGRMPERRGPPPVGGGGPRRDDTMRSTNQNWRDKPDSIQNSPRDPPRREEKRDDPKDDRLPPKNEERRRPPEDDGWSQVGSRR; from the exons ATGGCGCGATACGGACAGAGACCTGAGAATGCTCTAAAACGAGCGAATG AATTCATTGAAGTAGGGAAACCTGCTCGGGCATTAGACACTTTGCAAGAAGTCTTCCGGAATAAAAAATGGACGTACAACTGGTCAGAGTCCGTTTTGGAACCCATAATGTTCAAATATTTGGACCTATGTGTGGAACTAAAAAAGTCACACATAGCGAAGGAGGGCCTATTTCAGTATCGAAATATGTTCCAATCAGTCAATGTTGGAAGTTTAGAAAACGTCATACGTGGGTATTTGCGCATGGCAGAGGAAAAAACAAATCAAGCAAGGAAACAAAGTCAACAAGCTGTTATAGACATAGATGATCTTGACAACTTAGCTACGCCGGAAAGTATTCTATTGTCTGCTGTGAGCGGTGAAGATGCTCAAGACAGAAGTGACCGTACAATCTTAACACCTTGGGTGAAATTTTTATGGGAATCCTATTGTCAATGTTTGGAACTATTAAGAACTAATGCACATGTAGAAACACTATATCATGACATTGCACGTATGGCCTTCCAATTTTGTCTTGAATATAACCGTAAGACTGAATTTCGTAAATTATGTGAAAAGTTGAGAAAACATCTAGAAGAAATTTGTAAATTACCAGCACTGGTATCTAATGTTTCTATGAACAGAGCCGAAACTCAACAACTGAACTTGGAAACACGATTGAATCAACTTGACTCTGCGATTCAAATGGAGTTATGGCAAGAGGCTTTTAAGTCCTCTGAAGATGTACACGGTATGATGAACTTGTCGAAAAAGCTTCCAGTACCAAAAACTATGGCCAACTATTATCAGAAGTTGGCCATGGTGTTTTGGAAAGCAGGAAATTATCTTTTCCATGCTGCTGCGTTATTCAAATTGCTACAACTGTCTCGTGAAATGAAAAAGAACATGTCGTCGGAGGAACAACAGAGAATGGCCAATCGTGTCTTATTGGCTACATTATCTATTCCACTGCCATCGGCTCATCCAGAATTTGATCGTTTTATCGAAACGGATAAGAGTCCATTAGAGAAGGCTCAGAAGCTTGCAACACTTTTAGGTCTTACTCAACCGCCAACGAGAGTTTCTCTGCTTAAAGATATCGTTCGTTTGAATATCGTGAATTTAGCATCTCCACAattacaagatttgtattcaTGGCTAGAAGTTGAATTTCATCCTCTGGAGCTATGTACCCGAGTAGATTCTGTTATTCAAACTCTGCAGACTGATGAGAATAGTCCTTTGATTCAGTATATTCCAGCCTTACAGGACGTAACGCTTGTTCGTTTGATTCATCAAATATCGCAAGTGTATCAAACTATACAGTTCGCCAGGCTTCTGGAGCTTGCTAAATTCACAACAGATTTTCATCTGGAGCGTCTCTTAGTTGACTGTGTAAGATACAATGATATGCAAATAAGAATTAATCATGGCAAGAAGTGCGTGAACTTCGGAGTCGATTTGTCCGAGGCTCAGAGGGAAGACCATCCTGACGGCCCGGTTCTACAAGCTATGCCGTCTGAACAAATTCGTTGTCAACTTGTAAATATGGCTACCGTATTACATAGAGCAATCCATATTATTAAtccgaataaaaagaaaatggaacGCGAGAAGTTGCGCAACGCCATGGTAGGTCATTACCATGAGACTAAATTGAAGGAGCATCAAAGAATTTTAGGAAGACATAAGATCATTGAAGAAAGGAAAGAATACATCGAACACATTAATACGGTACGTGAAGAAGAGGAAATGCGTAGACAAGAGGAATTGCAGAGGCAGCAAATGTTGGCTGAACAAAAGAGATTGGAGCAAGAAAGGGAGGAGCGCGAAAGAAAGCGGCAGCAAAGTGAAATTCAACAAATTAAAGATCGTCATCTCAAAGAGAAAATGCAACAAATCTCTCAGACTAGTCACGGCCAGAAAGTACTCAAGAAACTGGACGAGGACGAGATTAAGAAGTTAGATGCAGAACAAATTGCAGCTCGGGAAGCTGAAGAGTTGCAGAAAGAACGCAGGGAGATGCAACAGAAGTTGAAATCTCAGGAGAAGAAGATCGATTACTTGGAGCGTGCCAAACGGATAGAGGAAATACCACTGCTAGAAAAAGCAGTCGAAGAGAAGATGGAGCAAGCCAAGTTACGATGGGAGCAGCAAGAGGCAGAAAGAATTGCCGCAGCTAAGGAAGAAAGACAGCAGGCTGTCGCTACCAGAGAACGCATGGCTAGAATGAAGGAGGACCATGATATCTTCTTGTCGAAGATACTGGCCGAACGTAAGAGCATTTATCTCGAGAAGCTCAAGGAATTTGAAACGGTACAAAACGAGGAGAGAGCCAGTAGATTATTGAAGCGCAAGATAGAGCGTAAAGCTGAACGTAAAGCGAGATGGGAACATGAACGTGCCGAGGCTCTGGAAAGAAGACGACAGGAGGAGATGCGTGTCAAACAGGAAGAGGAGAAACGGCGAATGGAGGAGGAGAAGGcaaagaaggaggaagaagagagattAAAACGCGCCGAAGAAGAAGCGAAAGAAGCCGAGCGTTTGGCTAAGATTGAGAAACAAGCCGAAATTACTAGAGCCAGGGAAGCTGAAATTGAACGGAAATTGGAAGAGGAGAggcaaaaggaaaaggaaatgaGCGATACATGGAGACGCCAACGCGCACCCGAAAAACCAG TGGAAACTATGTCTTGGCGTCGCAATGCCGATGCGAAAGAGGACGGTAACAAGGAAGAGTTCAATCGTTGGAAGAGACGCGAGCCAACAGACAAGTGGCGAAAAGACGAATTGGAAAGACCGAAAAAACAGAATTCAGATACATGGCGACGAGACGATTACGAGAAGGATGATACTCGAGATAGAGATAGGGAGAGGGAcagggatagggataggatagtagatagagACCGTGGAAGGGACTCGCGTCCC CCGCGTGATCTTCCTACACGCGACACCATGACGGATGGTTTTCGAGCCCGTGGTAGAATGCCCGAACGCCGTGGACCTCCTCCTGTTGGTGGTGGCGGCCCTCGTCGCGACGACACAATGCGTAGCACCAATCAGAATTGGCGCGATAAACCCGACTCGATACAGAACTCTCCTCGAGATCCACCTAGACGCGAAGAAAA GCGAGATGATCCGAAAGATGACAGACTCCCACCGAAAAACGAAGAAAGAAGACGACCACCAGAGGACGACGGATGGTCGCAGGTTGGCAGCCGGCGTTAA
- the LOC143357536 gene encoding DENN domain-containing protein 10, which produces MGQFRMAPLTDLLSCSIIEKDSNGDVLWTWSYPFISELQKAVVYRKCNLESEYNSSQVFVFSRHKHDWFYIHSSEVFDSDKLLKVKQFALVLFAKDFNPRKYEVLSRVLSKMYCKTGKPTEILQLYLSVFTKGSCSTQENGTFVSDDFNSHRFTMNTNIRELIKAFELETILIYTALLLKKRIVVYHHSLEQLLKWTGLFPALMKHRKVSDNLFPWVDLVDDELAELKRHSHYVAGCRNSSISSRTDLFDLLVNIPAREITVASHAKESLTMTKTHKEIALFMVQLCENQTYTEAQIISEINDKTQDLLNQLTSLAVVQGPDGRKMVSAQTLKEKNLPPAVENFLINLAVVENLFLL; this is translated from the exons ATGGGTCAATTCAGAATGGCTCCACTTACGGATTTACTTTCCTGTAGTATAATCG AAAAGGATTCCAATGGAGATGTGTTATGGACATGGTCTTATCCATTCATTTCAGAATTGCAGAAAGCAGTTGTTTATAGGAAATGTAACTTAGAATCAGAATATAATTCTTCACAAGTATTTGTCTTTTCAAGACATAAGCATGATTGGTTTTATATACATTCCAGTGAAGTATTTGATTCTGATAAATTACTGAAA GTAAAACAATTTGCTTTGGTTCTATTTGCAAAAGATTTTAATCCACgaaaatatgaagttctttcacGAGTCCTCAGCAAAATGTATTGTAAAACTGGAAAACCAACAGAAATCTTACAACTATATCTTTCTGTATTTACAAAAGGATCTTGTTCTACCCAAGAAAATGGAACGTTTGTCTCGGATGACTTCAATAGTCATCGCTTTACAATGAACACCAACATCAGAGAATTAATTAAAGCTTTTGAGTTAGAaactatattaatatatacagctTTACTTTTGAAAAAAAGGATAGTAGTTTATCATCACAGTTTAGAACAACTTTTGAAATGGACTGGCCTATTTCCAGCATTGATGAAACATCGAAAAGTTAGTgataatttatttccttgggttgATTTAGTTGACGATGAACTGGCAGAATTAAAG AGACATTCCCATTATGTTGCTGGTTGTAGAAACAGCTCAATATCTTCCAGAACAGATTTGTTCGATCTACTTGTGAACATTCCAGCTAGAGAAATTACAGTAGCTTCACATGCAAAAG AGAGCCTTACAATGACAAAAACACATAAAGAAATAGCTCTCTTTATGGTTCAGTTATGCGAAAATCAAACCTACACTGAAGCCCAAATAATATCTGAGATTAACGATAAAACTCAAGATCTACTGAATCAACTAACATCTTTGGCTGTAGTTCAAGGACCTGATGGAAGAAAGATGGTGTCTGCACAAACTCTAAAGGAAAAGAATTTACCGCCAGCAGTGGAAAATTTCTTAATCAATTTGGCTGTTGTAGAAAATTTATTCCTATTATAA
- the LOC143357535 gene encoding uncharacterized protein LOC143357535 has product MLNQTSEEQIVAAPPGAEKTPKQVLKPRKLITRTFDFLWRRNSRRASVTKREDVDIRIVECNINNTVPRKTSFSFFKNIKDHMQTKKLSECKLKSKGNEIQVSSSLSEDKTNPDLLTVQDDKSRFCTEESNVSEVQSESTIDSSDDLNSNEIPIIYDSSLQNEELSKSLNETFENYFDVDRKLDLLDLESIDELRTYNRYENVPTPFQSCSVNQERLGYPLAIENKITDHPIENILDSVNSDETLNHDNKVKASLTEELLKLSNYGWYWGPISGNEADAKLISEPDGAFLVRDSSDVRYVLTLSFKSSGKLLHARMEHSGGLFSLCNQSASAGFSSVADLIAYSMNSSQSAPFCYSRPRYPGQPAFPVRLTKPVSRFTQVRSLQYLCRFVIRQNTRLDNIHKLPLPKTIKGYIEEAHY; this is encoded by the exons ATGTTGAATCAGACGTCGGAGGAACAGATCGTTGCTGCTCCTCCTGGTGCAGAGAAAACACCAAAGCAAGTCTTGAAACCACGGAAATTAATTACGAGAACGTTCGATTTTCTTTGGAGACGTAATTCACGACGTGCTAGCGTAACAAAACGGGAGGATGTAGACATTAGAATCGTCGAGTGCAATATTAACAATACTGTTCCAAGAAAAACGTCGTTCAGTTTCTTCAAAAACATTAAAGATCATATGCAAACCAAGAAGCTGTCAGAGTGCAAGTTGAAGTCAAAA GGGAATGAGATTCAAGTATCCAGCTCGTTATCCGAAGACAAAACAAATCCAGATTTGTTGACAGTTCAAGATGACAAATCCAGGTTTTGTACAGAGGAGAGTAACGTATCCGAAGTTCAATCGGAAAGTACCATTGACTCTTCTGATGACCTGAATAGTAATGAGATTCCAATCATCTATGATTCATCTCTCCAAAATGAAGAACTTTCAAAAAGTTTAAATGAAACATTCGAAAATTACTTTGATGTTGACAGAAAGCTAGACTTGCTTGATTTGGAATCCATTGATGAACTTCGAACATACAATAGATATGAAAATGTTCCTACTCCTTTTCAGTCTTGTTCTGTTAACCAAGAACGATTGGGATATCCGCttgcaatagaaaataaaataacagaTCATccgattgaaaatattttagattCCGTGAACAGTGATGAGACATTAAATCATGATAATAAAGTGAAAGCAAGTCTCACAGAGGAATTGCTTAAATTAAGTAACTATGGATGGTACTGGGGACCTATATCAGGCAATGAAGCTGACGCCAAACTAATATCTGAACCAGATGGTGCATTTTTAGTTAGAGACTCATCAGATGTCAG atatgtCTTGACACTTAGTTTTAAATCCTCTGGTAAGTTACTCCATGCTCGTATGGAGCATAGCGGTGGTTTATTTTCTCTCTGTAACCAAAGTGCAAGTGCAGGATTCAGCTCTGTAGCCGATTTAATTGCATATTCAATGAATTCTAGCCAGTCGGCTCCATTTTGTTATTCACGACCTAGGTATCCTGGTCAGCCAGCATTTCCAGTTAGATTAACAAAACCAGTAAGCAGATTTACACAAGTTCGAAGTTTACAGTACCTCTGTCGTTTTGTTATACGTCAGAATACTAGACTGGATAATATCCACAAATTACCTTTACCAAAAACTATCAAAGGCTACATAGAAGAAGCTCATTATTAA
- the Coq9 gene encoding ubiquinone biosynthesis protein COQ9, mitochondrial, giving the protein MAMSSVSLMRKGLSMNGFRSIWTCRVLLAEQTDNATTNAQHSSQDHNKESDEDYEKNIKSKILNASLKFVHDLGWSQQAISAGAESIGYPGVIHGLFPNHGADLVQYFYLTCNNQLNKMLKEQALAIQENSIKEKKALESQVQDAVQTRLRMVIPYKKTWPQALALMTLPPNVPMSLANLLTLVDDICYYAGDRSVDINWYTRRIVLAGIYKTTELYMLQDNSEDHKQTWNFLDRRIKEATQIHSILTTTSDMALPEQALNRATEAASAAFITARNILGLNWNR; this is encoded by the exons GTTTTAGAAGTATATGGACTTGTAGGGTACTGCTCGCAGAACAAACCGATAATGCTACTACGAATGCACAACATTCTAGTCAAGATCATAACAAGGAAAGCGACGAGGACTATGAGAAAAATATCAAGTCAAAGATTCTTAATGCATCTTTAAAATTTGTACATGATCTGGGGTGGAGCCAGCAAGCCATCAGTGCTG GTGCTGAATCTATCGGATATCCTGGTGTAATTCATGGATTATTTCCGAATCACGGAGCAGATTTAGTTcagtatttttacttgacatGTAACAACCAGTTGAATAAAATGCTCAAGGAACAAGCTCTTGCTATTCAAGAAAATTccattaaagagaaaaaagcaTTGGAGTCTCAAGTACAGGATGCTGTCCAGACAAGACTTAGAATGGTGATTCCATACAAGAAAACTTGGCCTCAAGCTTTAGCTCTTATGACACTTCCCCCCAATGTTCCAATGTCGTTGGCTAATTTGCTTACTTTAGTTGATGATATTTGTTATTATGCTGGTGACAGATCAGTTGAT ATTAATTGGTATACTAGAAGAATAGTACTGGCAGGTATTTATAAGACTACTGAGTTGTATATGCTGCAAGATAATAGCGAAGACCATAAACAAACATGGAATTTCTTGGATAGGCGAATAAAAGAGGCAACACAAATTCATTCTATTCTTACAACAACTTCTGATATGGCTTTGCCAGAACAAGCTCTAAATCGTGCTACTGAAGCAGCCAGCGCTGCTTTTATTACA GCACGTAATATACTTGGATTGAATTGGAATAGGTAA
- the LOC143357532 gene encoding glomulin, which yields MKEVNKEEHSKTRMGEEFNCNLTDYLKENKAKEALDLFENTTDDVIIDFSCSTIQLLSSYITNENAEHNREMFDCCKMMLHDIAEKCDPSDTWLSFLEQMEDDTSFCTILEIIGKHVLKVKDKLKCWCINTIKSYIDELSRVWEETEEVTTLTNRILKVYDAIIPFVEIMVQEAALQNAKSENYVELRDQLLSVLICLMGEPLCYLPDHILVSRSDQPLPEKIVMLMNHITGDLLQFLNIMSIRSKKHYSKKKTMDEENYNIKKILFESDENVSDLAYANLYFYTLTKLHLWEKVPQIYNWQYIFEACIYLIIKLLQEKEKVTIEKGLNLLDHLLNRLTKHCLISELLELNTYSNLFDTIVNVMIYCDSNKERKKALELFQKYVEIFDMQARYHVVLHLYQTSEHSGLLSLTTSILKDSIIECLQTTPPTPYFLGDNLETLLKLTCKLSHGSGTDLVEISDEIISSLNLLRFLLIRDRHNQTGIWNVIDKLKNDFLKPLREALDSCKAHWKVKIKDLEERKEMVGTSDMGFEKSDSEITLIVGGEKLPPLPLSEKILFCHNAINGLDVMESILIRVNECISETSFTKTNDNTVTSK from the coding sequence ATGAAGGAAGTAAACAAGGAGGAGCACAGTAAAACAAGAATGGGAGAggaattcaattgtaatttgaCTGATTACCTGAAGGAAAACAAAGCTAAAGAAGCATTAGATTTATTTGAAAACACTACTGATGATGTTATTATAGATTTTTCATGTTCAACTATACAACTTTTATCATCTTATATTACTAATGAAAATGCAGAACATAATAGAGAAATGTTCGACTGTTGTAAAATGATGTTACATGATATAGCAGAGAAATGTGATCCTTCAGATACATGGCTTTCTTTCTTAGAACAAATGGAAGACGACACAAGCTTTTGTACAATTCTAGAAATAATTGGTAAACATGTTTTAAAAGTGAAAGATAAATTAAAATGCTGGTGTATTAATACAATAAAATCGTATATTGATGAGCTCTCAAGAGTTTGGGAAGAAACCGAAGAAGTTACAACTCTAACAAATAGGATTCTAAAAGTTTATGATGCGATTATACCGTTTGTTGAAATAATGGTACAAGAAGCAGCATTACAAAATGCAAAATCGGAAAATTATGTTGAATTAAGGGACCAACTTTTAAGTGTCCTTATTTGTTTAATGGGAGAACCTCTGTGTTATTTGCCAGATCACATATTAGTATCTCGATCAGATCAACCTTTACCAGAAAAGATTGTAATGCTTATGAATCATATTACGGGGGATCTGCTTCAGTTTCTAAATATTATGAGCATAAGAAGTAAAAAACATTACTCTAAGAAGAAAACTATGGACGAAGAAAATTATAACATTAAAAAGATTCTCTTTGAATCAGATGAAAATGTATCGGACTTAGCATACGctaatttgtatttttatactTTAACAAAACTGCATTTATGGGAGAAAGTACCACAAATCTACAATTGGCAATATATCTTTGAAGCATGTATATATCTCATTATTAAATTGcttcaagaaaaagaaaaagttaccaTTGAAAAAGGATTAAATCTTCTGGATCACCTTTTAAATAGATTAACAAAGCATTGCCTAATATCAGAATTGTTGGAATTGAATACTTATTCAAATTTGTTTGACACTATTGTGAATGTGATGATTTATTGTGATAGCAACAAAGAACGTAAAAAAGCTttagaattatttcagaaatatgtTGAGATATTTGATATGCAAGCTAGGTATCATGTTGTTTTACATTTATACCAAACTAGTGAACATTCAGGTTTACTTAGTTTGACAACTAGCATACTCAAAGATTCCATTATTGAATGTCTTCAAACAACACCGCCTACACCTTATTTTCTTGGCGATAATTTGGAAACTTTGTTGAAGTTGACTTGCAAATTATCACATGGCAGTGGGACAGATCTGGTAGAAATATCGGATGAAATAATCAGTAGTTTAAATCTTTTAAGATTTCTACTTATCAGAGACAGGCATAATCAAACTGGAATTTGGAATGTGATAGATAAACTTAAAAATGACTTTCTAAAACCTTTGAGAGAAGCATTAGATTCATGTAAAGCTCATTGGAAAGTAAAAATAAAGGATCTGGAGGAACGGAAGGAAATGGTTGGAACAAGTGATATGGGATTTGAAAAAAGCGATTCTGAAATAACATTGATTGTGGGTGGAGAAAAGTTGCCACCATTGCCATTAtcagaaaaaatattattttgtcaTAACGCAATAAATGGTCTTGATGTAATGGAGAGCATTTTGATTAGGGTCAATGAATGTATTTCTGAAACATCATTCACCAAAACTAATGATAATACTGTAACATCAAAATAA